One segment of Solanum lycopersicum chromosome 1, SLM_r2.1 DNA contains the following:
- the LOC104646163 gene encoding uncharacterized protein — MENGESIADFLSRAVAIVNKIRSCGEKVTDQTIVEKIPRSLTPKFDHVVAAIEESKDLSVFSFDELMGSLQAHEARLNRSIEKNEDKAFLSRKQQPNMVRTMVQHAEVEEEENFVVVVVMGMEEVEEGMVGIGSPMSKVTQRMAFNVIIICATGTKSLFPELDEKQKEKVQLGNTKEMQVEGKGTVGINTSHDKVKMFDNVQFVPDLGYNLLSVGPLMSDEHSLWFDDDACVITNKKLGKKVRITMTPKKLFPLDVSNMECFALTASAKDESKLWHLSRMSWVYILETKSETFQKFKYFKAQVEKQIGLCIKTFHTDRGGGFLFKVFNLFCEENGINKELTTPYTPEQNRVAE, encoded by the exons ATGGAAAATGGAGAATCAATTGCTGATTTCTTGTCCAGAGCAGTGGCAATTGTCAACAAAATTCGATCATGTGGCGAGAAGGTTACTGATCAAACAATTGTGGAAAAGATACCGCGAAGCTTGACTCCAAAATTTGATCATGTAGTCGCTGCTATAGAAGAGTCTAAGGATCTATCagttttttcctttgatgaactGATGGGATCTCTTCAAGCCCATGAGGCGAGACTCAATCGAtctattgaaaaaaatgaagataaagCATTCCTATCGAGGAAGCAACAACCAAATATGGTGAGAACAATGGTCCAGCACGCAGAGGTCGAGGAAGAGGAGAATTTTGTAGTGGTCGTGGTCATGGGTATGGAAGAGGTAGAGGAAGGAATGGTGGGCATAGGCAGTCCAATGAGCAAAGTAACACAAAGAATGGCATTCAATGTCATCATTATCTGCGCTACGG GCACCAAATCTTTGTTCCCGGAGCTAGATGAGAAGCAAAAGGAAAAGGTGCAGCTTGGCAACACAAAAGAGATGCAGGTTGAAGGAAAAGGTACCGTTGGTATTAATACTAGCCACGACAAAGTAAAAATGTTCGACAACGTTCAATTTGTACCTGACTTAGGATACAATTTGTTGAGTGTTGGACCACTAATGTCTGATGAACATTCTCTTTGGTTTGATGACGATGCTTGTGTCATTACAAACAAGAAATTAGGCAAAAAGGTTCGCATCACTATGACACCAAAGAAGCTGTTTCCGCTGGATGTTTCTAACATGGAATGTTTTGCACTTACTGCAAGTGCAAAGGATGAGTCAAAGTTGTGGCATTTGAG TCGCATGAGTTGGGTCTATATTTTAGAAACCAAATCagaaacatttcaaaaattcaagtaCTTCAAAGCCCAGGTTGAGAAGCAAATTGGTCTGTGcataaaaacttttcacacaGATAGAGGTGGCGGATTCTTGTTCAAGGTTTTTAATCTCTTTTGTGAGGAAAATGGCATTAACAAGGAACTGACAACACCTTATACTCCGGAGCAAAATCGTGTTGCTGAGTGA